TTTCTATCTTCAGGGCTTATTTTATTTAATGGAATTATATGCTTTACATTTACTATTGCACTTGTAAGCCCTGCTTTTACACAATGGTCTAAGTAAATAGAGTTTAAATAGATTCTAGTATTTGCATCAAGTCCAAAAGAGATATTTGATAAACCTAAAGTTGTTCCAGATTCTGGATGACGAAGCTGAAACTCTCTTATTGCTTCCATAGTATCAATTCCAGCATTTCTATACTCATCATCACCTGAACCAATAGTAAAAGTAAGCATATCAAAAACTAAATCGGCTGGGTCAAATCCATGTCTATTTACACATAAATCAAAAATTCTCTCTGCAACTTCTAGTTTTCGCTTCTTATCTTTTGCCATTCCAATTTCATCAATTACAAGACAAACTAAAGCTGCTCCAAATCTTTTAGCCAAGGAGCAAACAGCATCAAACTTCTCTTCTCCATCTTCTAAATTTACAGAGTTTATAATACATCTTCCACCAATTTGTTTTAGTGCTGCTTCAAGTGCTTTTATTTGAGTCGAATCAGGCATTAAAGGAAGTGAAATTTTTTGAGAGTATAAAGCTACAACTTTATCCATATCCCCTGTTTCATCTCGTCCAGCAAATCCAACTGAAACATCTATTACATGAGCTCCAGCACGAACTTGTTGTTGAGCTACACTAAGTGTTCCTTCATAATCATTTGCTTTTAAAAGTTCTCTAAAAGCTTTACTCCCTGTTGCATTACTTCTTTCACCAATTAAAAGTGGTGCTGGTTCTTGTTTTAATGGAACAATATTAAAAAGTGATGCCAAAGAAGCTTTTAAAAAGCCTTGAGGTTTTTTTGGAATTATTCCTTTAACTGCACTACTTAACGCCTTTATATGTTCAGGTGTTGTTCCACAACATCCACCTAAGAATGCAACACCATTTATATCTAAAAACCCTTTTTGTAGAGTTGTAAACTCTTCTGCTTGCATTGGATAATAACTTTTGCCACCCCTATTTTGAGGAAGTCCTGCATTTGCATGAACTGAAATAGGAAATTTTGATACTTCACTAAGACTTTTTACATGCTTTTGAACTTGAAGTGGTCCTGTTCCACAATTAAACCCTAAAGATAAAATATTAAATGGTTTTAAAATAGCTGCAATAGTTTGTGCATCAGTTCCAATTAACATTGTTCCATTTAACTCAATCGTAACTGATACCATAATTGGAATTTGTGGTGCTACATCATTTAATGCATGAAGCCCTGCTTTTATTTGAAGTGGGTCTTGACAAGTTTCAAGTAAAAAAACATCTGTTCCTCCATCAGCTAAACCTTGTGCCATAATTTTATAGCCCTCATACATCTCATCATAAGTAATATGACCTAAAGATGGTAGTTTTGTTCCTGGTCCAACAGAAGCTAATACAAATTTTGGCTCATCTTTTGTGTCATATTTTGATATTGCTTTTTTAGCTTGAAGAGCAGCTAATTTTGATAATTCATAACTTAAATGCCCTATTTCATACTCATCTAAAACCCAAGGCATAGAACCAAAAGTGTTTGTACTTATAAAGTTAGCACCTGCTTTGGCATAATTTTCATAAATCTCTTCCAAAATATCTGGAGCTGTAAGATTTAATAGTTCATTACAACCTTCTAAATCTTTTCCTTCATATTGCCAAAACTCACTTTTAATCTCTCTTGATTGAAGCTGTGTTCCCATAGCTCCATCTATTATTAAAACTCTATTTTGTATTAAATCTTTAATTTTTTCTAACATTAATTCTCTTTTTTAATTATAACTCTTATAACACTTGCCAATCCTTGATGCCCATCACCTTCATCAAGAACAACAATTTCTTCTTTTATATCTTTCTTAAAATCTATAAAATAATTATTAAAATCTTCTACATTATATAAAAAGTCTATATCTTTTGGTCCACCACTATTATAATTAAGCTGCTCTTTTGAAAAAAACTCACCAATAAAATATCCACCAATAGTTAAACTATTTTCAATTTTTTTTAATAACTCTTTTAAATAATCTTTATGCATATGAAGATATGAAATCAATATTACATCATATTTCTCAGAATTTTGCCAACTATTCAAATCTATACAAAAAGTTTTTATATTTAAATTTTCATTTTGAGCTCTTTTTTGAAGTTTTGCTAAAGCAACATCTGAACTATCAATAGCTGTTACATCAAATCCTTCTTTTGCAAAAAAAATTGCATTTCTTCCTTCTCCCTCTCCTAGACATAAAATTCTCATATTTTTTTCAAATTTATTAATATTTGAAGCTAAAAATTCATTTGCTTTTAAACCATAAAGAAAATCATCATTTTTAAACTTATTATTCCAAAACTCTTTTTGATTCATCTATTTACCTTATAATATAATTTTTAATAATTTATTATTAATATAATATCTAAAACTTTATTGAATATTCTCATAAGTACAATCTGAAATAACTTCATCAATCAAAGTAATATACCACTCATTCTCAATATATGTTAGATAAAATACAATATTATTTGTAATTATTACTTGATAGCTATCTTTGAGAGTATCTCTTATTTTATCTTCTAAATTTAATTTTAAAGCTATATTTTTAAAATTCTCATTTACAAAAACTCCTTCTTTACTCCAACCATAAGATGAATCTTTTTCTGCTTTACAAACAAAACTTATATTTTCAAAACTTATATTTTCATTTGGAATATAATTATCTATTTCTTCAAAAGTTTTACTATGTTCATAACTTAATTGTTCACTCTTATCATCTATAAATACTCGGTAAATTCCAAAATCTTGTTTTATATATTTATCATTTAAATAACTACTATTTGAAGTTTTTATTAATAGAACAATATTATTTAATATAACTTTTAACTTATCTTTTTTTTCTTGCTTAACTAATTCTATTTTTTCTTTTTCAAATTTTATTTTCTGATCTTCAATAATTTTTTGATTTTTTGCACAAGAACTAAAAAACAATATTAAAAAAATTAAAAATATATTTTTCTTCATAACTTTTTCCATAAATTTATTTTAATAATACATCTTTTTTTCTTAATCTCTATTTTTAATATGTTTTAGATAAAATATTATGTAAAAATTTATTTATAGGAAATAATTAAAATGACTGAATCAAAATATATCTGGATGGATGGTGAATTTACTCCTTGGCAAGATGCAAAAGTACATGTTTTAAGCCATACTTTACACTATGGAAATGGTGCAATTGAAGGAACAAAAGCTTATAAAACTGTTGATGGAAAATGTGCTATTTTTAAATTAAATGAACATACTCAAAGACTTTTAAACTCTTCTAAAATGACTTTAATGAATGTTCCTTTTTCACTTGAAGAGTTAAATAAAGCTCAAGTTGAATTACTCCAAAAAAATGAACTTACAAATGGAGCTTATTTAAGACCTTTAGTATATTTAGGTTATGGTGTAATGGGACTTTACCACAAAGATGCACCTGTTAAAGTAAGTATATCAGCATGGGAATGGGGAGCTTATTTAGGAGAAGAGGGGCTTAAAAAAGGTGTTAGAGTTAAAATCTCTTCATTTACAAGAACTCCAAATACTTCAGGTATGGGAAAAGCAAAATCTGTTGCAAATTATATGAACTCTCAAATGGCAAAATATGAAGCTGTTGAAGCTGGATATGATGAAGCTCTTTTAAGAGATGATCAAGGATATATTGCTGAAGCTAGTGGAGCTTGTTTCTTTATCGTTAAAGATGGAAAACTTATCTCTCCACCAAATGATAACTCTTTAGAGTCAATTACACAAGCAACTGTTATTGAACTTGCAAATGATTTTGGAATTGAAGTTATTAGAAGAAGAATAACTAGAGAAGAGATTTATGTAGCTGATGAAGCATTCTTTACTGGAACTGCTGCTGAAATTACTCCAATTAGAGAAGTTGATGCAAGAGTTATTGGTTGTGGAAGTAGAGGAAGTGTTACAGAAAAATTACAAACTGCATATTTTGATGTAGTTACTGGTAAAAATGAAAAATATATTAAATATTTAACATACATTAACTAATATTTAGTAGCATAAGCAAAAAATAAAATTAAGGAAGAATATGCCAATAGACAACGACTATTTTAAAAACAGACAACAAAATAATACAAATAAACCAAATGGTGGCGGTGGTGGGAATTTTCAACCACCATTTGAAACTCCAGAGTTTTTCAAAAATTTTGGGAAAAAAGCTGGAATGCTTTATGTTGTTATAATTATTATTGGGGCTTTGTTTTTATTTAAGCCATTTGTTATTATTGAATCAGGGCAAGTTGGAATCAAATCAACAACTGGAAAATATGACGAACATCCATTAAATCCAGGATTCCACTTCTTTATTCCAGGAATTCAAAAAGTTATTGTTGTTGATACAAAAGTTAGACTTTTAAACTATAGAAGTGTTGAAGAGATAAGTGGATTTGATCCAAGTATTAAAATAAATGGAGCTATTAGTGTTCTTGACTCTAGAGGTTTACCTGTTTCTATTGAATTAACAGTTCAATATAAATTAATTGCAGAAGGAGCACCTCAAACAATTGCTACTTGGGGACTTTCATGGGAAGATAAAATTGTAAATCCTGTTGTAAGAAATGTTGTAAGAAATGTTGTTGGAGGATATAATGCAGAAGTTCTACCAATGCAAAGAAATGAAGTTGCTTCTAAACTTGATTCTTTAATAAAAGAACAAGTTACTGAATTAGCTCAAGGTTCTGTTACTATTGAATCTGTTCAATTAAGAGAGATTGTTTTACCAGAAAAAATCAAAGAGCAAATTGAAAGAGTTCAAATAGCAAATCAAGAGGCTGAAAGAGTTAGATACGAAGTTCAAAGAGCAAAACAAGAAGCTGAAAAAAGAGCAGCACTTGCAAGTGGAGAAGCTGAAGCAAAAAGAATAGAAGCTCAAGGTAAAGCTGATGCGGTTACAATTGAAGCAAAAGCACAATCAGAAGCAAATAAAGTTATTGCGGAATCTTTAACACCAAATCTTTTACAGATGCAACAAATTGAAGTTCAAGGAAAATTCAATGAAGCTCTAAGAGAGAATAAAGATGCAAAAATTTTCTTAACTCCTGGTGGCGCTACTCCAAATATTTGGGTTGATACAAAAGATAAAAATAGAGATACTGTAGTAAATCAAAAATAGTTTATTTTAATAAAGGAGAGTAAAATCTCCTTTTTTTCTGATAAAAATCAAAATCTACTAAAATTAAAGGTACAAATCAATGGAACAATTAAATAAAATCGATTGGAAAAAAATGGATAATTTAATTCCTGTTATTACTCAAGAGAGTGAAACAAATGAAGTTTTAATGCTAGCATATATGAATAAAGAAGCTCTTGAACTTACAATTAAAACAGGATTTGCTCACTATTTTAGTAGAAGTAAACAAAGAATTTGGAAAAAAGGGGAGAGTTCAAATCATACTCAAAAAGTAAATGATATTTTACTAGATTGTGATAATGATACAATTTTATTAAAAGTTACGCAAGAAGGTGTTGCTTGTCACACTGGAAGAAAATCTTGTTTTTTTACAAATCTTAACTCAAATGAAATTATTGAAGATATAAAAATTGATACATCTACTGCTTATGGAGTAATTGATACTCTCTACCATACAATACAAGATAGAAAAAATGAAGATTCTACAAAATCTTATACCTCAAAACTTTTAAATGGAAACCAAAACTCAATGCTAAAGAAAATAGTTGAAGAAGCAGGGGAGTTTTGTTTTGCTATAAAAGATAACAATACGCCAGAAGCAATATATGAAGCAGCTGATATAACATACCATGTTTTAGTAGCACTTGCCAGCCTTAATATAAATCCTGATAGAGTAAAACAAGAACTTGCACGAAGATTTGGAATTTCAGGCATAGAAGAGAAGAATTCACGAAAAGTTTAGAAAATTATTAAAATTTCTTATACAACTAAGTTGCA
The Aliarcobacter faecis genome window above contains:
- the metH gene encoding methionine synthase — encoded protein: MLEKIKDLIQNRVLIIDGAMGTQLQSREIKSEFWQYEGKDLEGCNELLNLTAPDILEEIYENYAKAGANFISTNTFGSMPWVLDEYEIGHLSYELSKLAALQAKKAISKYDTKDEPKFVLASVGPGTKLPSLGHITYDEMYEGYKIMAQGLADGGTDVFLLETCQDPLQIKAGLHALNDVAPQIPIMVSVTIELNGTMLIGTDAQTIAAILKPFNILSLGFNCGTGPLQVQKHVKSLSEVSKFPISVHANAGLPQNRGGKSYYPMQAEEFTTLQKGFLDINGVAFLGGCCGTTPEHIKALSSAVKGIIPKKPQGFLKASLASLFNIVPLKQEPAPLLIGERSNATGSKAFRELLKANDYEGTLSVAQQQVRAGAHVIDVSVGFAGRDETGDMDKVVALYSQKISLPLMPDSTQIKALEAALKQIGGRCIINSVNLEDGEEKFDAVCSLAKRFGAALVCLVIDEIGMAKDKKRKLEVAERIFDLCVNRHGFDPADLVFDMLTFTIGSGDDEYRNAGIDTMEAIREFQLRHPESGTTLGLSNISFGLDANTRIYLNSIYLDHCVKAGLTSAIVNVKHIIPLNKISPEDRKACDDLIFNNQEEGDPLFKFIEHFSNVANQDEQSDEEYQQLEPIDKVKKLLLDGDKERMLPLVLELKDTIAPEVIVNEWLIDGMKVIGELFGSGQMQLPFVLQSAETMKATVDSLNPFLPKQEKTTETTMVIGTVKGDVHDVGKNLVDIILSNNGFKIINIGIKADLNSFLEAAKEHNADALGMSGLLVKSTAVMKENLEELQKLGVKIPVLLGGAALTKNFVDEYCRTIYDGPIFYCRDAFDGVIGMQRIEKGGELDTKLAADLIEKIEVENKEEEEEVIIPPYEEIQMPKRDFVVPPYWNRVAKKGDELDRELIFSWINHRVLFRQRWGYKRGKQTPESFMKYEREVVEPAYEALKEELISKKVHDPIAIYEYFPCISNDNKLYIFDKKYLFNNLEEAKNVPPLSEAIKVMEFPRQRRKPFRCIADFFANDRLDVVAFTLASTGLKITDYEREFYNKGEFTKYYQIHGLGVELAEALAEVLHKQIRLDLNIVPKEGHKLSDVQMKQYIGCRYSPGYAACPDLSQNRDIFDLLNPEQFGIELSETFQMHPEQTTCAIVIHNKEANYYNV
- a CDS encoding class I SAM-dependent methyltransferase; translated protein: MNQKEFWNNKFKNDDFLYGLKANEFLASNINKFEKNMRILCLGEGEGRNAIFFAKEGFDVTAIDSSDVALAKLQKRAQNENLNIKTFCIDLNSWQNSEKYDVILISYLHMHKDYLKELLKKIENSLTIGGYFIGEFFSKEQLNYNSGGPKDIDFLYNVEDFNNYFIDFKKDIKEEIVVLDEGDGHQGLASVIRVIIKKEN
- a CDS encoding branched-chain amino acid transaminase — encoded protein: MTESKYIWMDGEFTPWQDAKVHVLSHTLHYGNGAIEGTKAYKTVDGKCAIFKLNEHTQRLLNSSKMTLMNVPFSLEELNKAQVELLQKNELTNGAYLRPLVYLGYGVMGLYHKDAPVKVSISAWEWGAYLGEEGLKKGVRVKISSFTRTPNTSGMGKAKSVANYMNSQMAKYEAVEAGYDEALLRDDQGYIAEASGACFFIVKDGKLISPPNDNSLESITQATVIELANDFGIEVIRRRITREEIYVADEAFFTGTAAEITPIREVDARVIGCGSRGSVTEKLQTAYFDVVTGKNEKYIKYLTYIN
- a CDS encoding SPFH domain-containing protein, translated to MPIDNDYFKNRQQNNTNKPNGGGGGNFQPPFETPEFFKNFGKKAGMLYVVIIIIGALFLFKPFVIIESGQVGIKSTTGKYDEHPLNPGFHFFIPGIQKVIVVDTKVRLLNYRSVEEISGFDPSIKINGAISVLDSRGLPVSIELTVQYKLIAEGAPQTIATWGLSWEDKIVNPVVRNVVRNVVGGYNAEVLPMQRNEVASKLDSLIKEQVTELAQGSVTIESVQLREIVLPEKIKEQIERVQIANQEAERVRYEVQRAKQEAEKRAALASGEAEAKRIEAQGKADAVTIEAKAQSEANKVIAESLTPNLLQMQQIEVQGKFNEALRENKDAKIFLTPGGATPNIWVDTKDKNRDTVVNQK
- the hisIE gene encoding bifunctional phosphoribosyl-AMP cyclohydrolase/phosphoribosyl-ATP diphosphatase HisIE, with amino-acid sequence MEQLNKIDWKKMDNLIPVITQESETNEVLMLAYMNKEALELTIKTGFAHYFSRSKQRIWKKGESSNHTQKVNDILLDCDNDTILLKVTQEGVACHTGRKSCFFTNLNSNEIIEDIKIDTSTAYGVIDTLYHTIQDRKNEDSTKSYTSKLLNGNQNSMLKKIVEEAGEFCFAIKDNNTPEAIYEAADITYHVLVALASLNINPDRVKQELARRFGISGIEEKNSRKV